Within Romboutsia sp. CE17, the genomic segment GACTAGCTTATGTTTTAATATTTTTTCTGTAAACTTATCCATTTTACTCCCCCTGCCATTTTTCATTTCTTATAAAATATATTGTATAAATAAAAAATTAACAGAAAATATATAAATTATTAAAAATTATTAAGGATGAGTACAATATAAAAAGGAAATAAAAAAATCTCACCCAATGGGTGAGATTTTTATGCTAATTCAAAAGCACCAGTATAAAGTTGATAATACTTACCAGCTTTAGCTATCAGTGATTGATGATTTCCTCTTTCGATTATTCTACCAAGTTCAAGTACCATTATAGCATCTGAGTTTCTAACAGTAGATAATCTATGAGCTATTACAAAAGTAGTACGTCCATGCATTAATCTATCCATACCATCTTGAACTAGATGTTCTGTACGAGTATCTATACTACTTGTTGCTTCATCAAGTATAAGAACTGGTGGATCTGCTATAGCTGCACGAGCTATAGATAGTAACTGTCTTTGTCCTTGACTTAAATTTGATCCATCTCCTGTAAGTACTGTATCGTATCCTTGAGGTAATCTTGTGATGAAGCCATCAGCATTAGCTAGTTTTGCTGCTGCAATTACTTCTTCATCTGTTGCATCTAATTTTCCGTATCTTATATTATCTGCTACAGTACCTGTAAATAAATGCGTATCTTGTAATACAATTCCTAAACTACGTCTAAGATCTGCTTTTTTAATTTTATTTATATTTATACCATCATATCTAATCTTACCATCTTGTATATCATAGAAACGGTTAATTAAATTTGTTATTGTAGTTTTTCCAGCACCTGTAGATCCAACGAAAGCTACTTTTTGACCTGGTTCTGCATATAGTTTTATATTGTGAAGTATTGTTTTTTCTTCATTGTATCCAAAGTCTACATCATTAAATACAACATCACCTTGTAATTTAGTAAGTGTAACCGTTCCATCACTGTGAGGATGTTTCCATGCCCAAATTCCTGTATGTTCTTCACACTCTTCTATATTACCTTGTTCATCTTCTCTAGCATTTATTAAAGTAACATATCCCTCATCTACCTCTGGCTCTTCATCTAATAAGCTAAATACCCTCTCTGCACCTGCTAAAGCCATGACAACACTGTTAAGTTGTTGACTTACCTGACTTATTGGCTGAGAGAAACTTTTGTTAAGCTGTAAGAATGATGCAAGAGTACCTAAAGTGAATGAGCCAACTCCTGATATAGCTAAAATCGAACCAAGTATTGCACAAGCAACATAACTTAAGTTACCTAAATTTACGTTTATAGGCATAAGTACATTTGCAAAAGCATTAGCATTATTAGCACTATCAAATAATTGTTCATTAAGTTTATTGAAATCTTTTATACTTTCTTCTTCATGGCAGAATACTTTAATAACTTTTTGACCTTCCATCATCTCTTCTATAAATCCATTAAGTTCACCTATAGATTTTTGTTGTTTAATGAAGTAAGAACCAGCTTTTCCTGCAACTTTTCCAGTTGTAAATATCATAATAGATACCATTATAATCGTAAGTATTGTAAGTGGTATATTTAAAATTACCATACTTATGAACACACTCACTATAGTCACAGCTGAGTTTACAAGCTGAGGCATACTTTGACCTATCATTTGACGAAGTGTATCTATATCATTTGTATAAACACTCATTATATCACCATGGGCATGAGTATCAAAATATTTTATAGGTAGACTTTCCATATGAGTGAAAAGATCTATACGTATTTTTTTCATAGTACCTTGAGATACATTAACCATAATTCTATTGTAAGCATACATCATTAATGCACCTGATACGAAAAATGAAGCTAATTTCATTATAGCAATTCCCAAAGGTCTAAAATCTGGATTTGATTGACCCATTAAAGGAAGAATATAATCATCAATTAAAGTTTGCATAAATAAAGTTCCCTTAACATTTACAAAGGCTGAACCAAATATACAAAGTAAAACTATTATACAGTGAGGTGCGTAATTTTTTAATATTATTCCCATAAGCCTTTTTATAGTTTTTACAGGATTTTGTCCTTTAGGTCTTTGCATTTTTTCAGGCATAGGCTTCTTATTTTGCGATTTCATATTCTTCATCATCTCCCTTCATTTGAGAACTATAAACGTCAGCGTAAATTTC encodes:
- a CDS encoding ABC transporter ATP-binding protein — protein: MKSQNKKPMPEKMQRPKGQNPVKTIKRLMGIILKNYAPHCIIVLLCIFGSAFVNVKGTLFMQTLIDDYILPLMGQSNPDFRPLGIAIMKLASFFVSGALMMYAYNRIMVNVSQGTMKKIRIDLFTHMESLPIKYFDTHAHGDIMSVYTNDIDTLRQMIGQSMPQLVNSAVTIVSVFISMVILNIPLTILTIIMVSIMIFTTGKVAGKAGSYFIKQQKSIGELNGFIEEMMEGQKVIKVFCHEEESIKDFNKLNEQLFDSANNANAFANVLMPINVNLGNLSYVACAILGSILAISGVGSFTLGTLASFLQLNKSFSQPISQVSQQLNSVVMALAGAERVFSLLDEEPEVDEGYVTLINAREDEQGNIEECEEHTGIWAWKHPHSDGTVTLTKLQGDVVFNDVDFGYNEEKTILHNIKLYAEPGQKVAFVGSTGAGKTTITNLINRFYDIQDGKIRYDGININKIKKADLRRSLGIVLQDTHLFTGTVADNIRYGKLDATDEEVIAAAKLANADGFITRLPQGYDTVLTGDGSNLSQGQRQLLSIARAAIADPPVLILDEATSSIDTRTEHLVQDGMDRLMHGRTTFVIAHRLSTVRNSDAIMVLELGRIIERGNHQSLIAKAGKYYQLYTGAFELA